The Cryptococcus gattii WM276 chromosome D, complete sequence region GCGCTCGAATCTGTGCTTCAAGCCGACGTTTGGCGACACAAGTACGTTACGGAAGAACGAGAACTCAACCTCAAACTCGAAGAGCTTGAGAAGGCTTCCGCCAAAGAAGGTCTCCTTGGCGAAGAAAAGGAACAGATTGACCGGGACAGGGAGGACGTTTCTTCGAGATTGGGTGAAGTGCAAAAGACCTTGATTGATATGGAGGCGGAGACTGGCCCGGCGAGAGCGGGAAGTTTATTGGCTGGTTTGGGTTTCTCGGAGGAAGATCAGAAGAAGGTGACTTCGAGTTTCTCTGGTGGTTGGAGAATGCGTTTGGCGTTGGCTCGTGCTTTGTTCGTCAAACCGGATGTAAGTGTCTTGACTTCTTTTTTAATTCTATCTGAAGCTGACAACATGGTAAGCTTTTGATGCTGGACGAACCTTCCAACATGTTAGACTTGAACGCCATCGCATGGCTAGAAGAATATCTGCAAACATGGCCGTCGACCCTCCTCGTCGTCTCGCACGACCGAGCTTTCCTCGATGCTGTCGCTACCGATATCATACATCAACACAACCAGCGCCTCGACTACTACAAGGGTAACTTTTCTCAGTTCTACGCTACGAAGACTGAGCGAGCCAAGAACCAGAGAAAGGAGTACGAGACGCAGTTGCAGTACAGGCAGCATTTGCAGGCATATATTGATCGATGGAGGTACAATGCCGCGCGAGCTGCACAGGCTCAATCAAAGATCAAGATCCTCGAGAAACTTCCCGAACTCGAGCCACCCGAGGACGACGATTCAGAAAACTTCAAGTTTCCCGATCCTGAAAAGATCTCCCCACCTCTTCTGCAGCTCGACGAAGCTACTTTCGGTTATACATCTGACAAGATCATTCTGCGCAACGTCAACATTGACGTTCAGCTCGACAGCCGAATCGCTGTTATCGGTCCTAACGGTGCCGGTAAATCCACCATGATCAAGCTTCTCACTGGCGCAATCCAACCCATCACCGGTCGGGCGACGCACAACTCTCGATGCCGTATCGCGTATTTCACACAGCATTTCGTCAATCAGTTGGATATGACTGTTTCGCCCGTCGCCTTCCTCCAGGCCAAGTTCCCTGGTAAGACGGAGCAAGAGTACAGGTCGCATTTGGGTTCCTTTGGGATTACGGGTCTGACGGGTATGCAAAAGATTGATACGCTTTCAGGTGGTCAAAAGGCAAGAGTGGCATTTGCGGTGCTGTCGATGCAGAAGCCTCATATCTTGTTGCTTGATGAGGTGAGTTTTTTACTGTTCCTTTTTAATTTTGCTTTTTCCCTACTATCAGCGCTAACAAACCCGGATTAGCCTTCTAACCACTTGGATATTGAAGGTATCGATGCTCTTATCGAGGCTATCAAGAACTTTAAGGGTGGTGTCATCAGTATCTCGCACGACGAGCGATTCATCACCCACACTTCCAACCAGGTATGTCTAGCGTCTCCAGTCTCGCACCCTATTTATGATCTTGCAACTCCATTTCCAACTTTGTATataaaaaagaaagagatgCTGATATGGAATTCTAGCTTTGGGTCTGCGCAGATGGCAAGGTTACCAAGTTTATGGGCGATGTGGAGGAGTACAAGAAGATTGTGACACAAGAGTTGCAAGCCAAGTTGAGGCCTTGATCCGCTGGGTTTTTACAACTAAATTGTTAGTAGAGTTGTGTGTGTAGATATAAAATGTATATCCATCCGATGGTCCATGGTTTCTGGTTTGGATTttattttttatttttttgGTTAGGATGACGTATCCTTCTGGTGAGGTGACTGGTGTAGAATCAGTACCAAACCATAGCCATCTTCCCACTACTTCAAACTCCCTTTTCCCTgctccttccttcctcccaaTGATACACATTTTTTTTCATTCCCACGCATGCAATTTAGCCCAAAACGGAAAAgaaaggagatgatgatgaggaggatgacGGAAGAGCGAAAACGATAAAGATCTAAGTGCATGCTGCTCATTCCTCCTGAGTCGCCTTGTGTTGCTTGAAGAATTGCTGACGGATCTCTTCTCGTTCTGGTCGAGGAATGTCTTTTCGGGCGACACCGGCCAAGTTCTGTGTATCCATACGGCGTCTTTATCAGCACAACACCACATACAACGTATACCAAATCTTGTGAGAGCACAGAGATGAGGGATGAGAAACCGACGTACGTTACCGGCAGCATTAAAAGTACCCAACAACGCCGCCATACCCGCACAAGCGCCAACAGCGACGGGTATAGATCTATGTTGAACACCAGCGACGAAACCGGCAGCACACCCACCAGCAGCAGAGTTGAGAGGGCCATCAGTCTGTTTCAAAGGTTCAGGATGTCAGTCAGTTTGTTCACTTTCAGTAGTTGATGGATTCGTGGTTTGGTAGTTTGTGTCTGAGGCAAGTTTGGCAAGGTGGAAGAATCAAGGATGGAAAGCTAAGAAAGAGACGAACCTCTCGGAAGTTGGCGGTAAGGGCGGTGACAAAGGAGTAGGAGAAGCCCATGGCGGCTGCGGCGGGTCAGACAGAATTTCACTGTGGAAAGCCGAGTACTCGGACGCACCGAATAAGGTGATTGTAGATCCTGTTCGGGTGAAGATACCCATAGCACCGTGGTTGTGCCTAACTCGGGTTAGTGCCTCTTCCTGTTTATCTTGATCCTCTGCACAAAATCTGCTCACTTGTCTAAAGCATTTTGGGTAGCGCTGACCAACAAGCCGACACCAGCACTTCGGACAGCGATGTTCGTCGCGAGACTGAGAGAAGAGTGAGGATGGAATGTGTGTTCGTCTTCGTGTACTGAGGGAATAAGGAATCGTGCTGAGGGGTTGGCGGGGAGAggggggaggagggggtGTGCTGATGAGGACATGGTGGGTATGGCGTGGAGGGGCGGGGCTAGTGTATCTTCTGTTAAATGGGCCTTGCTGCATTGGCTGAAGCATCTGTGGGCGCAAGGGAGAGCGTAAAGGCGGAGGATGCCACAGCGCCACGGGGTTTGACGCGGGACATTCAGTGTGGCGCCGCGGAGTAAGGCCCCATCTCCGCGGGATTGCGTCAGAAGCAAGGCATCTATACTCATACCCGTCGCCCGATAAAAGCACGACCGGCCGGTCACACTACTGCCTGATCAACTTGTTAAACGATAAACCACTATACGACACTTGGAACACCTACATTTAGCGTATTCTTGCCCGTTTCCCCATATTCTTCCATCCTAAGCCACCTACTTCCACTCTCAACACCACGTCCACCACCATGATAAGTATTATCGTCTCTGTCTCTCGTTCGCCCCGGCTAACCCCCCTCATACAGCTCCCCAAAGCGCAGAGTAGACACAGACGTCATGAAACTGTGAGTATGCCAGCCCCTTTCGCCCTACTACCCGTCCCGATAGCTTGCAAGGTGCTAACATGTGCTTGCCATTTTGCCACCTTTTCACCTCCACTTCTCAATCGCAGTCTCATGTCAGATTACGATGTTACATTAGTCAACAACAAGATGTCTGAATTTTTTGTCAAGTTTAAAGGTCCATCTGAGAGTATGTCTCGTCGCTCTTTCTCTGTTGTGTTTGAGGCCACTATGTGGCGTGGGAACGAATTTGCCCACGCATGCATGAAGGAGGCCCTTGCCACCTCATCTCCTATCGCCGCGATACAGATACGGAGCTGACCGAAACTTGGCCTTGACACAGCACCGTTCGCCAATGGTGTGTGGAAGATCCACGTCGAGCTCCCGGAACAGTTCCCATACAAGTCTCCCAGTATCGGGTTTATGAACAAAATCTTCCATCCTAACATTGATGAAACGTGAGTATCCTTGTCCACCTGCTGAAGTAGAGAGTGAAGGGCTGATGTAACTTGTCGGGTGGTAGGAGCGGGAGCGTATGTTTGGATGTGATTAACCAAACTTGGTCGCCCATGTTCGGTACGTCCACCATCTTGTcctccctccttcttttATCAACTAaccttccttttcccctACTTTCTTTCATGCAGAACTCATCAACATCTTTGAAATCTTCCTTCCCCAACTTCTTCGCTACCCCAACCCAGCCGACCCGCTGAACGGTGAAGCCGCCTCCCTCCTCATGCGGGACCCAAAGGCCTACGCCAAAAAGGTGGAGTCTTACGTCGAGAGGTTTGCTTCTGCGGAAGATGCCGATCAGGCTGGTGGGGATGAGtctgatgaagaggatgagcCCGTGCCGCCAAAGGCCAAGGTCAAGACCGAAGGGATGAACGGGAACGTTAATGCGAATGGTAATGGCCATCACAACGGCCATGCCAATGGACATGGAAGCGTCAATGCGCACGGGGTGAACGGCGTTCACAGGCATGGGCACGAACATGAAGAggacgatgaagatgataaGATGAGTGATATGGGCGAATTCAgcgaggatgaggaggataTAATGGGTTCAATGGACTAAGGTCTCTTTTTCCTATCGTATTACTTCCCTGTCATCTTTCCACCTTATCATCCTTTCCCATTTCTTAATCACCTTCATCATCTGTCAACAATCTTGCCTTTTTTCCACCCCCCTCATTCCCCCACCCATCGTTCATCCCATTCCTTATTGTATCCTCCAGCATCGCTATCGAACCATTCTCAAAGTATTTTTAAAGTGGTTGTTGTATGAATCCTGATCTGTAATCACCTCTATtttccccttcttttttctctctttctttgcCTCTTTTTGTGGATTGCGCTCTGTGAAGTGCACCTTGTGGAGTTTGGACAGTGATGGTAAAAGTACGGATAGAGGCGACGTCATCCTTTGGAGTTGTTAATTTCAGTCTTCTTTCACCTTGAGGCTGAATCCCCATTCTTATCCCTAATCTTTCGTTACCACCTCTCTCTCTATCTCTTTCAATGCTCTGTAAGTCCCTTATCCATCTCCCATTTCCTATCCTCCCAAAAGATCCACTGATATCCATGTTGCCTCAGCTCAGTTCGAGACCCGATTCCCACCGACTATGGATTACCAATACTTCTTCCTTTGTCCTCAGTACGCCTTATACTTTGGGAAAAGACGACAGTGTATACCTTTCAGGGGTTATCTACACTTCGATTGGCACTAGCGCCTACCTAAATCGATCTCGTACGGTCCTTTGGTCTTTTGGCGCTTTCGAGGGGGGTTCTTTCGGCCGTCGGTTGGAATGGGAATATCCAAATTCACAACTCAAAGGATCGTTTCCCCCtttcccatccttcttcagcCTGAAAGCGCTTAATACTTACACACTGGCCGGATGAGTGTTGGGCGAGAGCGAGTATATGGGCGAGTGGGTGTTACAAAGGATCATTTTACCATCTCTCATCTGCAGTTTACAGTCGAAAGGACGAGCAGAGTCTTCGCTGCGTCCCTACCCTTTGGTAATACGGTGCCGTAGTGGACTTGAATGAAGGCAAAGGGAGGTAGATCTAAAGCtttctccctttctccacttTGCATTTCCTCTTTCAATTTCACCTTGGCCCTCCGTCTCTCTTACCTATGACTATTACTTAccttttcatcatcatcactgACATTTTTTCGGTTCCCTATTAATTCACTAAGCCTTGCTCACTCGAAGTCTCGAGGCTGATATTACGAGGACGGttgctcttcctctctttccttcttttcgTCTCCCCATCATCCCAGCCCTTTCACCATTCACCATCCACTCCCTATCTTTCAGAGCTGAATCATACCCCACCCTTCCCCGCCCCTTCCCATTCGCTTTCTCGACACAAATATGCCGACGACCATCCCATTCTTCATCCCCGACACATCCCCCATTTTCACTTATACTTCCACTTCGTCTTCCCTCTCTAATACTTTCAactccacctccacctcttccctcgcTTCCGGGGGAACAAACTCAGTGGACGCAACCGGGGCAGTGGTGGATgagggaggaggatgggTAGCGGCATATAGCCCGATAGGCAACGGGTATGATCAAACATTCCATTATGGACAAGGTGTAATTTCTGGGAAATTTAGTGGTGCGTCCATCATCCGGCCCCCACCCTTTTTCTCCCATACTCAAATAATGCTAATGGAGAATGGGATGGAACGGGATAAATAGCCTCTGCTTTAATGTTTTACACATCTTTGATATCGTCCAACTCCTCCTCTGCAGCATCTCTGTCTTGTCCAGCTGAATATCGGCTCAATGCCTCTTCGACCTGGTCATCCGCTTgttcctctccttcctcctcttcagcCAGCGGAAACATGAACGGGAACGAGGAGGGGGATGAGTATGTGATTGCCAACTTGCCAGCGGGTACTCATCAAGTCGAGCTGAGGTCGGTAGGAGGAAATGTAGGGTTTATGGGGATTGGTGGGCTGTTGGAAGTCGATTCTTCTGGAAAGTGAGTTCAAAGATTTTTGACTGCTGCTGTCAGCTTTaagagagggaaagggaagaaggggacCTGATGGATAGGTTTTATATTGTAGGATGTCAAACCTTACTGTCGATAACACTTCACCCTCGTTGATCTACTCCCCTTCCACTTCCTGGTCTCAACTCTCGTACCCCATTTCCTctgcctcctcttcttcaggGAATTCCTCCGTCACATCTCTGTTTAATTCAAAGATGGACAACTTTTACAACAAGACAATGAGTATCACAACGGAAGGAGGGTCAAAGGTAGAATTAAACTTTGAGGGGGAGGCGATTTATGTTTATGGGTTTTCGAGTATTAATGGAGGAAAGGGAGAGGTACGGTTGGATGGGGTTTTGCAAGGTAATTTGAATATGGTTGTGAGTCTACATAtatctcttctctccttttctttctccttATCTACATATGTGCAAATAATGTAAGCTGACAAGGGGAATGTCGATTGTCGATTACCGTAGATGCCCTGGGATTCCTACTCATCTTTACTCTACGTCGGTGGTGGATTCAGCAAATCCAACCATACACTCACGATCACAAACACTTCCCCGGGTGGACAGCTCGTTATTGATTATGTTCTTTTAACTGTAAAAGCTTCTTCGTATGTCCGTCTTTCTCTTCGAATCTACAGTAGGTACCTTTGAACTGATCTACTTGGATGTGAAGAACGTCACATCTTGTTCTCGTTATCGGTATAATAGGGGGCACGTCTGCTATCCTCCTTATTCTAGGGGCTATCACCTACATTCTGTACGTCCGACGACGCCTCCCTGTCCGTCAAAGGAATGAGCAATCTCCATACGCCTTTTCTAAAGGATACGGCAACAAGGACTACATGCCGCAAGGCAATGGGAGCGAAGTCGACTTGTGGCAGAAGATGGGCGGGACAAGTACACTGGGTAGTGGTGATAATCTGATTGCGAATTTGACAACGTCAACGCCAGTGTCTTTTGCGAGAGATGAAAGGGTGAACCTCACTCCCGGTAGTGGGAGCGGCAGGGGGAGTGGTATGGGTATGGGTAGGACTCCGCCACCAGACTATCCGGATTATGTCCCTTATCGAGGACCTATCGAACCCCCTCCTATCCATACCACCAACTCTTCAATTTCTGGTTCGGGACAAGAAGAGGTTCTAGCCTATAAGGGGGCGGCCTCTTCATTGTCTTCTGCTTGCGGAAGAAGGGGATCAATGAGATCAAGTTCAAGCAGGTCAAGTACACCGCGCCTATCCTTAGTGGCGGGAGCGAACCCAAGTGCGACGGGGTGGTTGTTAGCCCAGGGGACGCAGGGGTGGAATATCTCGCCGATTTCGAGtagagaaggaggaggagggcTGAGTAAGGATGGGAGTTGGAGCACGAAGAGGAGTGGGAGAAGTAGGAAATCTGTGGAAAGTTGTTCTGCTGGAGAGTTGAGAAGTGATAAGGATAGAGAAAAGGATGATGGGTTTGACGAGATTGCGTTGAGTGATCACCAGCCTTCTATCAGCCCACCGCCATTCTCAGATGTAACTTCTCCCTCATCTCAATCTGGTAAGAGGAGTACGGGCATCCGTACCAGGACTGTCCCGCAATCTCCAGCATCAGCTGTCTCCACACCTTCTTCACTTGGATTATCAGGTATCCAAGCTCGGGCTGTACCGGCCTCAAGGTCTGTAGCCAGATTATGGCCGACAAGGGACGCTGTACCGTCATCCTATCGAACGGATTCGTCTTTTTGGGGAGGCATGTCTGCGCTGAGATCTGCTCAACAAGTAGCGCTCAATACCTCTTCTCTTGCTCTCAATACATCCACCTCAGTTAATGCTCTCTCACATGTACCTAACAGTACTTCTTCCCCGACTTTGCGGAGAGGAGTCAGTATCAAATCCATCAAAACGATGCgttccttcttctctggCTTGATCCTCCTCCCCCCATCATCTAGCTCTGATGCGGTGGGTCTGGGAGGGAATGGGGCATCGCCCATCCCGAGTACGTTGGCATTACCTATAATAGCTGCAAGACCGGATAGCGACATCTTCCCTGTCTTCGGTGGTGGTCTATCAAGAGGATCATCAAAGGCGGATAGGAGTAGAATTGGAAAAGGCTATTCGAGCACCAGCTCAACTGTTCCGTCCACCTCTGGTTCGGGGTCTACATCCAAGCACCACCCCATTCCTGCTTTACCTATAACCACGTCATCTAGCCTCTCAAGACGTCAAGGGGAAGAGGcaggagaggaagaagtaGGGGATGATGGATCGTCTAATTTCTTCATCGAGCTGAATCCAAATAGTCCGGTCACGGCAAGTCGGTCTGGTAGTTTATGGACGAGGTATACTAGGGCTAGTGGGCTGGGGTTTGGTGGTAGTTGGGATCCGTCGGCTGGATACTAAGGGCTAAATGCATTGTTCTTTTCAAGACTCCATGCTATTTGGCCCTTGCGAGTCCTGATTTGCCTACTAACATACATAGCGCACCTAGAGTCGCTAATGATGTTCTACTGACGGGCGTATAATTTAGCCGTCGTCAGGAAGAAGCACGCACGCTACACTGGCACTCGCAAGAGGCAGCAAGGTCGATTCGACCTCGCAAAACCTCTATGACGCTTCGACGCGGACTCCACTCACATGTCCATGACGCGGGAAAGGcaataaaaaaaaaagaacaaTTTTGAACGGTAAAATGGGGATCTCCGCATGTCTCGTGGCATGGCGGTCATAGTTATAGAGTTTTGGTTTGACATGAATGGGTCTGTGCACGCCACGGTCCACCCAGCCAAACTTGTACAACActcccctcttccctcctcttcactcatttctcttcctcctaGTGCTCTTATATCTCTTCACCGGGATACTTCCACCAGCTGCAGCTCTCTCCAATATACGCGAACAGCCGTAACCCACAGTGGTACATCAACATCCCGCATCTTCTATTCAGTCTGTTATTCCCACAAATCACTTCCACGCACGACACAACCGTGCCCCTCCTTTCCGTCAACGCTTGCTCCCCGCGCTGTTTTATTTCCTTAATTCAGTTTTTAACCCTTACATCCTGGTATACGTATTCGCAGATATAGGCTTTTACGTATATTCCTCCCGATATTATTTTGGCTCGCCgatttcttccttccttgcTCTTATTCTCTACCGCTACACGACTCGCAAACCCGCAAGCTGTTAGCTGACTGATACTCTATCGCTACAGATATCTCATAACTAGCACAAATGGCCTCCAAGATCGCAGTAAGTGTCATACCTCAACGTCCAAGGACATCGGGGAATCGCCTAATTTCCATCACATGCTTCCGATGCTGATATGCTGACGCTGCCATTCGCTTCAGCCGCAGGGTGATGTCTCCTCTGCGTTCTCCAACCTCTCCTTTGGGGAACTCCCCAGGGGTATGCAGGAGACTCTTGACGGTAAGTCGCGTATCCAGGACCAACCTAATCCTCATTGGACGCGGCTGATCATGTAAACTTGTTTGCCTTGCAATCTTTCCTGTAAAATCTCCCGCAGGTTGCCCTCCTCGTCCTGGTAAGTCCGATTGCAGATAGCTATGGGGTTGATTCGCCCGAAAATATGGTGCTAACGTGGTGTTTTTGGTTTGATTTACAGGTTACGGAACTTCTGGAAAGGGCATCACCGTGAACGCTAACATGTTCTTGGCCCGATTCAGAAAGCAAGGTCTCTCCGTCAAGTCAGTCCTATTCATCAGTCCGTCCGAATATTGCTGACGAGATGTTATCAGCCACTACGACATTGAGATCAACCCTGTCATCAAGACTAAGGACGCCAAGTAAGTTTAATGCCGCAACTATGTAGGCTGTGCTAAGATTTGCAACAGGAAGCCCCGACCTCTCCTCCAGAAGATCTGGAACCAGATGGTCGCCGACGCCAGTGGTCCCGTCAAGGAGGCTCTTGAAGCTGCTGCGTACGACCAGCAGAAGTCCTTCTACACCCCTCACATTCTTCCCATGGAGGGCGGCAAGGTAAACCTTAGACCTACTCATTTGCATTTAGTATCTGACAATGCGGGATAGCTCGATATCATCGTTGGTCTTGTCGAGGACGGCATTGTCCCCACTGACGATAGGCGACGATTCAGGGCCGTCATCCAGCCTGCTGAGAACATGAAGATCGACCTTGACACCATTATGGACTATTGCAAGGGCGACACGCAAACTGAGCAGGCCCGAGACACCATGCTTCGTGCCGTTATGGCGATGAACGTCCTTTTCCGACAGGACCCTGCTCAGAGGTTTACTATGTCTGGTGCTGCTGGCCGAAAGTTCTTCA contains the following coding sequences:
- a CDS encoding Translational regulator GCN20-like ABC transporter protein, putative (Similar to TIGR gene model, INSD accession AAW45788.1), producing MARISSDIRRTFPRTDEVVVSYIAGLVDDEDEEVEDIIDMTKGMLGGGPSSEDNGKALDDFMNRLLEYLESQSTKRVRKSTTATKLDKTIHMRSQAMSATITMSGKVDLESNTKGQASRVDLNKLAKAEAKLKAKIEKRAKKDNLYQGSKLIDMQRKQQSYEEMFMQVNPLDLSGAAKGKSKDIHLLNIDVSFGSNRILSGATLSMAHGRRYGLIGRNGIGKSTLLRHLALREVPIPTHISVLYVEQEIVGDETTALESVLQADVWRHKYVTEERELNLKLEELEKASAKEGLLGEEKEQIDRDREDVSSRLGEVQKTLIDMEAETGPARAGSLLAGLGFSEEDQKKVTSSFSGGWRMRLALARALFVKPDLLMLDEPSNMLDLNAIAWLEEYLQTWPSTLLVVSHDRAFLDAVATDIIHQHNQRLDYYKGNFSQFYATKTERAKNQRKEYETQLQYRQHLQAYIDRWRYNAARAAQAQSKIKILEKLPELEPPEDDDSENFKFPDPEKISPPLLQLDEATFGYTSDKIILRNVNIDVQLDSRIAVIGPNGAGKSTMIKLLTGAIQPITGRATHNSRCRIAYFTQHFVNQLDMTVSPVAFLQAKFPGKTEQEYRSHLGSFGITGLTGMQKIDTLSGGQKARVAFAVLSMQKPHILLLDEPSNHLDIEGIDALIEAIKNFKGGVISISHDERFITHTSNQLWVCADGKVTKFMGDVEEYKKIVTQELQAKLRP
- a CDS encoding uncharacterized protein (Similar to TIGR gene model, INSD accession AAW45787.1), producing MSSSAHPLLPPLPANPSARFLIPSVHEDEHTFHPHSSLSLATNIAVRSAGVGLLVSATQNALDKHNHGAMGIFTRTGSTITLFAAMGFSYSFVTALTANFRETDGPLNSAAGGCAAGFVAGVQHRSIPVAVGACAGMAALLGTFNAAGNNLAGVARKDIPRPEREEIRQQFFKQHKATQEE
- a CDS encoding Ubiquitin-conjugating enzyme (Similar to SGTC gene model, INSD accession EAL18378.1), producing the protein MISIIVSVSRSPRLTPLIQLPKAQSRHRRHETVLTCACHFATFSPPLLNRSLMSDYDVTLVNNKMSEFFVKFKGPSETPFANGVWKIHVELPEQFPYKSPSIGFMNKIFHPNIDETSGSVCLDVINQTWSPMFELINIFEIFLPQLLRYPNPADPLNGEAASLLMRDPKAYAKKVESYVERFASAEDADQAGGDESDEEDEPVPPKAKVKTEGMNGNVNANGNGHHNGHANGHGSVNAHGVNGVHRHGHEHEEDDEDDKMSDMGEFSEDEEDIMGSMD
- a CDS encoding uncharacterized protein (Similar to SGTC gene model, INSD accession EAL18379.1), with amino-acid sequence MPTTIPFFIPDTSPIFTYTSTSSSLSNTFNSTSTSSLASGGTNSVDATGAVVDEGGGWVAAYSPIGNGYDQTFHYGQGVISGKFSASALMFYTSLISSNSSSAASLSCPAEYRLNASSTWSSACSSPSSSSASGNMNGNEEGDEYVIANLPAGTHQVELRSVGGNVGFMGIGGLLEVDSSGKMSNLTVDNTSPSLIYSPSTSWSQLSYPISSASSSSGNSSVTSLFNSKMDNFYNKTMSITTEGGSKVELNFEGEAIYVYGFSSINGGKGEVRLDGVLQGNLNMVMPWDSYSSLLYVGGGFSKSNHTLTITNTSPGGQLVIDYVLLTVKASSYVRLSLRIYRGTSAILLILGAITYILYVRRRLPVRQRNEQSPYAFSKGYGNKDYMPQGNGSEVDLWQKMGGTSTLGSGDNLIANLTTSTPVSFARDERVNLTPGSGSGRGSGMGMGRTPPPDYPDYVPYRGPIEPPPIHTTNSSISGSGQEEVLAYKGAASSLSSACGRRGSMRSSSSRSSTPRLSLVAGANPSATGWLLAQGTQGWNISPISSREGGGGLSKDGSWSTKRSGRSRKSVESCSAGELRSDKDREKDDGFDEIALSDHQPSISPPPFSDVTSPSSQSGKRSTGIRTRTVPQSPASAVSTPSSLGLSGIQARAVPASRSVARLWPTRDAVPSSYRTDSSFWGGMSALRSAQQVALNTSSLALNTSTSVNALSHVPNSTSSPTLRRGVSIKSIKTMRSFFSGLILLPPSSSSDALQDRIATSSLSSVVVYQEDHQRRIGHHPIPALPITTSSSLSRRQGEEAGEEEVGDDGSSNFFIELNPNSPVTASRSGSLWTRYTRASGLGFGGSWDPSAGY